TTCTAAGCCTATTGGTGCAAAAATTCCTTTCGGGTAAGTCAACTTCGAATTGGTTGATCTATTGgttgtttttcttatttattgtACAATTGCTTTTGCAGTGAAGCATgcctttgtatttgtatgtttTGTGGGAATTACAACTAAGTTACATGATTTATCTATTGAGATTTGAGATACCTCATGAAGCTATGAGTGATCAATATTCTTAACTGCAGATAACTGAATTCCAGGTGGTTATAAAATCTGAAACAAGGAAAATATATAGCTTTTCAATCAGAATAGTCTTGTGCAGTTGAGTTTGCTTCATGGTTTTTCAATAGATCTGCAAATGAGAAAATTGTTATTCATCTTTTACTAGGTTCTtttctaataaaacacatttaTTTAGGTTTTCTGAATTCTTAATGTGGTAACACAAAGTAAGCTTGTTTCTGTTTAAGAAGGCAAGTTTTAACATGAGTATGCTGAACTGATTTGCAGTTGCGGTAAAGTTGAGACTGGTTCATTTTTGGACGGTGGAGCTCCCAATGGTTTACTTGGGCTTGGTCTGGATACTATATCATTGCCTAGCATGTTATCTAGTCAGAAAATTGCTGCAAATTCTTTCTCCATGTGTTTTGGAGATGATGGGTTGGGGAGAATCACTTTTGGAGATAAAGGCAGCTCGGATCAAAGTGAAACACCTTTCAACCTTAGAAAGATAAAGTGAGTGATCACATTTTAATGGATTTCTTAGCTTTCACAATCTTTGATTCGATGAATGGTATTTTTTCTGACCTTTCCTTTTAACCTCTTACCAGTCCGCATTACAATGTTAGCATAACACAGATAAGCATGGGAAAGAAAGTCTCTCAGGTCGATGGTCTTTATGCAATTTTTGATACCGGGACTTCATTCACGTACCTAAATGACCCAGTTTATTCACTAATTGCTGAAAAAGTAAGTTCTTGAAAAACTTCAACTGATGTTACCAAGTAAGTTCCATATGAAATCCAGGTATTCAGAAGTCTCTTTCTGTGCAGTTTGATGCCCACATAAAAGATAAGAGAGACACATCTCAATCTGACATTCCTTTCGAGTACTGTTATGAGTTAAGGTGAGTATTTGTGACTTCTTTCAAACATCAAGCTACTACTTTTTCCCCCTTTTGTGTCTCTTTTTTACctttacaattgaagcattcaCCAAACTCAAACTTGCAGTTCAAGCCAAAGTGGCCCAAATACCCCTCCCATCAATCTGAAAATGGATGGTGGAGACCAATTCTCTGTTACTGATCCTACAGTGACGGTTTCAGTTATGGTAAATGTCTTCTCAATATGTTAAATCTTCTTCCGTTTGATGTTGTACTGAAAGATGTTATCTTAATCTTCAGACTGGAAACATTTACTGCTTGGGAATTGTCAAAAGTGAAGACGTAAATATCATTGGCCGTGAGTATATCTAATCATCTTTAAATTTCTCAGCTAGTTTACAACATGCCAGCATGACTATTGGGCTTGCTTTTAAAATCATTCATCTCACATTTTCTCTCTCGCTTTCCAGAGAACTTCATGACTGGCTATCGTGTAGTATTTGATCGTGAAAGAATGGTGTTGGGATGGAAGGCATCAAACTGTAAGTACCAAAGAAATACATCTTATTTGGTGGTATCGTACAGTAGTACAATTGCGAGTATACCCTTAGGGCATGTTTGGTATAAATTTAGgaaatgaaaaggaaataaataagAAGGGAAACAGTAATTTTAACTATTACCATAATACGTCGTTTGATATACCTTGAAAAAAGGAATCACTTGTAACAAATAGGGATTGAAGAGGGTAACAATTTTGTTACCATGGTTAGGAGAAGTAACAAATGGTGGTAATGGTTACCCTTAGGAAAGGGATTGTGTTACCACACCTCTTATACCGAACATTAGGTAATGAAAATAGTTAAATGATTCATTTCCATCACTTTAAAACACTATACAAAACATGCTTAGTAAGTTGGTAGTTGCTCTTGCATCTTAATTTTGTGGTTGACGAGATTTATTTATATTCCAGGTAGCGAAGCTCTGGAGTCAAGCATGCTTCCATTAAGTCCTGAGAGTCCCCATCAAGTTCCTCCAATATCTTCCATTGAACCTCAAGCCATACAACAAAATGGTTCTCATATAACCGGGGCATCATCAACTTCGAGACATAACTTCTCTCATTTTAATCTCTGGACAAGCACACTCGTGTTGTCCATCCTTCAAGTTTTATCAATTATTTGGTAAATTCATTTCCCATGAGATTTCCTGATAGTCTTAGATTATTACTGATTGGTTCATGCATTATATTTGGAAGGGGTAGATTACATCTAATTCGAGCCCGTCTGTCTTTTTCTAGCTGTAGTTTCAGTTTTGTTTAGCCTCTTAATTATTTTTGGTTGCG
This genomic stretch from Spinacia oleracea cultivar Varoflay chromosome 3, BTI_SOV_V1, whole genome shotgun sequence harbors:
- the LOC110800414 gene encoding aspartyl protease family protein 1, yielding MNISPTIKPRLLSQYNNILNYTRVLLLFVLFLSWVSRPTYAYKTFGFELHHRFSDPVNRILDAGDNLPDKGTTGYFAALAHRDLAVHGRRLSSSSGDSHTPLTFSSGNTTYRISFFGFLHYANVTIGTPGSSFLVALDTGSDLFWLPCDCIKCVKGVKINSDELDFSIYSLNTSSSGTKVPCNSPLCAHKTTCPVSPSMCPYRVMYLSSNTSSSGYLVEDVLHLTADDNPSKPIGAKIPFGCGKVETGSFLDGGAPNGLLGLGLDTISLPSMLSSQKIAANSFSMCFGDDGLGRITFGDKGSSDQSETPFNLRKINPHYNVSITQISMGKKVSQVDGLYAIFDTGTSFTYLNDPVYSLIAEKFDAHIKDKRDTSQSDIPFEYCYELSSSQSGPNTPPINLKMDGGDQFSVTDPTVTVSVMTGNIYCLGIVKSEDVNIIGQNFMTGYRVVFDRERMVLGWKASNCSEALESSMLPLSPESPHQVPPISSIEPQAIQQNGSHITGASSTSRHNFSHFNLWTSTLVLSILQVLSIIW